The Mastomys coucha isolate ucsf_1 unplaced genomic scaffold, UCSF_Mcou_1 pScaffold3, whole genome shotgun sequence DNA window AGCCCCCTGAAGATGGCGACCCTCCTTGACTCCTTCTTTGCCCTTCTGTTACTACCGCTTCCTCTTTACTCCTTTCTTGGAAGtaccttttcttttcaagattgATCCTTTGGTCTGTCATCCTTCCCCATCCGCCCCATCCTCGTCCTTACATTTCCAGTGTCTTTTCCATTCTATGTATCCTTCTTTTGTTTAACGGACGTATGTAGTGTCATTTCTTGAAGATAATTTTACATTCCGCCCCTGGAATCTTTCTCCCTCTCGCCTTCCCTTTGTGCGGTGTTTCAGAGTACTAGGCCCCTTGACTAACAGGAACTGGTAAGATTTTCCCCATCATCAAGACTCGTGGGTAGAGATGATGCCTGTCTCGTCTCCGCCGTTCTTTGTACCCACCGCCCCTCAGCCCACCGCCCACTCATTCCTCAGTGTGGAAAAGCAACTCTCCCTTCTAATAAAACGAAATTGTCTCTCTTAAAATTCGTAATTGTCTAGTTTGTGAACCTACGAGGTCCTTTCAATTCTCACCTAGCAGATCATCCTTGACTTGACTTGCAGCTCCTTTTCTGGCTGACCCCCCNNNNNNNNNNCCACCCCCtcaggcctctctgtgctcctacTTCTCTGGCTGCTTTACCTCTGCGGAGAAGAAATGATGCCCAAGCACTAAAGTTCTGCACCCAATTGCTGGAAGTTTCCCCCGAGGGTCACGGCTGCTCTGAGCTGAGCACTGCAGTGCCTTAGCCAGGTTGCTTCCACGGTCTCTGTAGATTCAGCCAGTATTTTTTGTCTCTCGCCCAGAGTTCTGACAGCGGGCAGCCTCGTGTTTACTCAAGATGCAGCACCATCTTGTTTGAAACCATGGAATTCTCTGAAATGGAACCCCTTGTCTTTCCCTTCAGCCATGAACCTTTCTGCTTTAGGCCACCGCCATATATCCAACATTTTTAGGCAGTTGAAATAGGTGCCAATCTAAGAATTTCCCCAGTCCTACCACCAACCACGTGGCACATCTTCATGTCCCTTCGAATGAAGTTTATAGAATATTGTTGTTGTCATCTTGGTAGGTATGTATATCcagggatgtatgtatgtatgttcatctGTGCAggcgcacacatgtgtgtgtgtatgtgtatgtagaagCCAGAGTCCAATCTTGGTTctttctcaggagccatccactattcccccaaaccccacccatgagacagggtttctctgtgtagccttggctgtcctggaactcgctctgtagaccaggccggcctttgcttcagagtgctggaattaaagttgtgtgccaccacttacTGGCtaaaaaaggttttttgtttgtttgtttgttttgttttgttttgtttttttcgagacagggttcctctgtgtagccctggctgtcctggaactcactctgtagttcctgtgttcaggctggccttgaactcagaagtctgcctgcctctgccttccaagtgctgggatcaaaggtgtgcgccaccatcgcccagctggCTGAAAAAGTTTAAATACACTTTTATTTGTGGTGTGCATGAGTGCCACAGGgcactgtggaggtcagaggacaatttgtagggatcagttctcttcctccactATGAGGGTAGACCTCAGGTTTTCAGGGTTTGTGGCCAACAACacagctcccccctccccctgctcagtccacccttccttccttccttcctcccttccttcctttcttcctcccttccttccttccttccttccttccttccttccttccttccttccttcctttcttttcttcttttgggatagggtctctcactgggtaCTGGGACCTGGGGCTTCTTGACTATGTTAGGTtggctggcctgtgagctcctGTCTCCCCTACTTCCCCAGTGCCAAGACTACAAACATGCACCACTGGGCTGATTTTTTAATATGGGTGCTGAGGGTCCAACTCGGGGCTTCACGTTTGCAAGGCCAGCATTTCATGGTCCGAGCTATGTCCCCACACCTGTCCCACTTCCTGCTTGAAAGCCACCACAGTTGTGGGACTTAAGTAGGAAGTACTGGAATGCTGGAGTACGAGGACTTTAATGTTCCTTTCTCTACCTTTGAGTTGTGTGGCTACTCAGGGTATAGTTTTATAAAGCCGGGTGGGTGGTGATCCACTCCCACGTTCTGGAGAGATGTGGACAGTGTAGGGGCTGAAGGGTGTGACCTCTTCTCTTACCCCTCATACAGGTTGTACTCACGCTGTTACAAAGACGtgttaacaaaacaaaagcaacaacaaaaatgaaaaataaaaaacaaaaataacgaGAACAAAACAtatggaaaactttttttttttgcaacaggaGCCTTCGTGTCAAAGCCTAGCTAGGCATCAGTTTTTAGACTTGACCCCTGTGGAACAGCTATGCAGAAATGTGACTGGACAGAGGTTGTCCCCTAATAGATAGAGTCAGGGAATTCAGCTGGGCCCATCCATTGGCAAGACCTTTCTCCCGAGGCCTCTGTGGGGTTTATGACCTACCCCCCAGACAACAGGGTTCAAGGAAATTCATGTAAGGACTGAGGAGAGTTTTTACAcggggagatgggatggagaaGTTTGTTAAGTTCTCTGGTTGGCTTTGCCAAGAGGGATCCCAGCTTCTATGACCCAGGAAGGCAAGTGGCTCTGGGACAGGGAGAAGGGCTGAGGTGGAGCCTGGGAGAATGGCAGGAGATGTTTCTGGGTCTCTTCAGTTAGTTGCAAGCCCTTGTCGTCGGGCCACTGTGTCCTGTCTCAGAATCCCCAGCAAGATCACAGTGATTGGAAAGGCTGAGCTCATGCTGTAAAGTCAGTCTGGGTCCTACAGCACCCTCCCATTCTCGATCCTCACAGGTGACCCCGGTCACCATTACAGTAAAAATCCCAATTCCCCGATCCCAGCCTTCACCTGTGCTTCTCTGTGCCTGGAGATGCTCAGTGTGAACCAGCACGTTCCGGCTCACACCAGCTCATGCTATGTTCTTTGGCTTCTCAGCCTCCCTCCAGTGCTCTCAAGGGATTTTCACTGTCCCTGGCCTCTGGGGAGCCTGCTGCCTGGATCCCATGAGCCCTACTGTGAAGGCAGCAGCAATTCATGCCTTCAGTCACTGGGCTATGGGCATGCTCCCTGGAGCAGAGTTTGAATCCTTTGGTTCCATGATGCTCAGCTGACCTGTGCCAAACAGAAGCCCAAATCCCTTTCCTAATTTAACCTGAACCCACCCCACTTCAGTCCCCAGGCAGACGGTCAATCTCTAGTTTATTTCCTAACTTTGTTTCTCAAATTGTGCCCCAAAGCACCCCACCCCAGAGATCCAACTCCTGGGCCCAGCTTGAGGGAAGGGACATACTTCTGCAGCAGCTACTGTTCCACAGTTGGCATTGAGTCAACTCTTGGGGGATCCCTGAGTTTCCTCTCTACCCCCACCATGGTGGACAGGATGCCTGCTGCCTGGTACCAGGGGTCAGAGGAAGCCAGGGCCTCTGGGACTCAGTATTTTTATCAGCCTAGGAAATGAGAGATGCAGAAGCGGAAACCATGTGGTCAGAGAAAGTGAACAGCCTTTATCTCAGGGGAACCCCCACCAGGCCTGGGGGATAGACACCAGAGGGATAAggagggaggctggggtggggtagGCAGGGAATCCTAGCTTATCTTACTTCAGTTTCATGTAATTGGTGTAGAAGAGGAAACCAAGTGCTCTAGAATGACAGACACATCTGGGAGCAGTGGGTGCGGCTGCCCCTCGGCCCCAGCTCCAGGGTCCCCACTCCAGCAGGGGCTCTTTGCATGCCACTTCCGAGATCCCCAGCCTGTGAGAGGAACCGGATGCCTGgttgcttacagttccaggtcTCTTCTCCGAATCTCGGCAGCTTCCTCTCACAGGGCTGCCCCCTCCTACTGCTTATCATCTGCCTAGTCTTGGGGTCAGGGGGCTTGGGCCTCTTTCTAGCCTCCAGATGATTCCTCTGAGGGTCTCAGGCCTCCACAGCCCATCCTGTGCAATGCGGGGACCCCTGGACCTGGGCTGTAGCCCTGACCATTACCTTTTGGAccacacacagctacacacaacacacacccgCACAACTCTTTCCTGTCTTGCCTCAACtattggaaaaaacaaacaagcaaaaacaaaacaaaacaaaacaaaacaaaacaaaacaaaaacgaaaaaccaAACGAGGACTGGGTTGTGTCTCAGGTGTTGGCTGTACGATTTGTGCACAGTTTCTCGTCTCCAGAGAGCTCCTTAATTTGAAAAGTGGTACGGATGCTTTACTCCATCTCCCACATCTCAGACcttctctctccaacccctaaaaCCTCAACTGCTGGTTCTTGGAAAAGTAGATGTTTCTATATTGAGCCAAGCCTGGACTGCCCAGAGCTGAAGCCCAGGTTTGGGTGTGGTAGGCCAACAGTAGATACCAGGGTTGGAGCCCCAGAGAAGATGAGCTGAGACTTAGAAGCTGGATAGCTCGCTCGGGTGTGGATCTCTAGTTGCCCAAGAACTGACAACCCAGGTTACATAATCTGGCCCTTTCcagcttccttcctgcttctaATTTTAGCAATTGAAATTCCCTCCCCCACAGGGctcttcctccatcccctctggttcTAGCCTCTATCCTCCCAGGTCCTCGTGGTCCCCTAGCCCTGCTGCCCCCAACCCAGATCATTCAGTGACTCAGCAGAGGGAAAGCCCTGAGctggggaggggtgaggatgTGGTTGGTTCTGGTTGGGGATGTGGGGGGGTtgttcctttttctgtctcttgttcACATTTTTCTTCAACTGCAACCTTGTCAGGATCCCAGCGGGTGATACGGGGTGGGGAGCGGTGGGGGGCCAAGAGGGTCTGGAAGATGAACTGGGCCTTCTGAGGGAGGGCAGCAGGGGCTTCTGGTCTCCACTGAGAGTGCACTGTGACTGTGCCGCAGGTGTGTGGGAGCTGTGGGTTTCAACAATTGGgcgggaaaggagatgtcatggGTGATGAAAACCATAGCAATGGAAAAAACAGAGGAGACTCTGGAGTGCGGTGTGGAACCAAGTCTTATTAGGAAATGGCAGTCCAGAGCAGAGGtagagcctcccccatcccacccccgcACCCATTATGTTAGCCGTCCCATATCCTCTCTGTGCGCAGCCGTTGCCTCTCTTGTCCATCCCTATTCACGATCTTGCTGCCTTCCATCCTTGAAGCTACATCCCCACAGGTTCTTGCTCATTCCCTAGGGTCACTTGAGGGCTTCTGCGTGGCGGTTCAGGGCCTGAGAAAGGGCTGTCACGGCTCCCATCACACGGCCCAGCTCCCAGGTCTCAATCTGGCTTCGGAATCGCTGTAGGAAGCGGTCAGGATGCCACCGGACCTGCTGGACTCTCAAATACCTCTTCAGAGCCCCCTGCTCCTCCAGAGGGGGGCCCCTGGCCACCAAGGCTGCAGCCATGGCCTCTGGGTCCCCTCCACCAGGGCAGGGCCAGGGCACATCGCCAAAGCGCCAGAGgctgcccctccctgcccctcgCGGGTGCTCTGCCCTGGGCCCAGCCCTGGGAGGCTCTGGCCCTTTGTCCCGTTGAGCCTCTTGAGCCCTCCTGGCTCGGCTCTCACACAGTTCCTTCTCCTTGGCCCGGGCTCGCTCTTGGAAAAGCCGCTGTTCCTCCTCTTGCTGTCGCCAGCTGTGACTGGGGCCCTCAGCTCTGGGGGTTCGGcaggatctttctgcctccagctGCTGCCGCTGCTTCTGGGCATGCTCCCGAGCCAGGCGCTCTGACCAGGCTGAGAAGGACTCGGGCTCCTGCACGTCCCGGGAGGCATCATCTGTTTGGGAAATGGCATGAGGTTGTTGGAGAGAGGCTGTGATTAGAGGACTtagaagagagagtgagtgagatcAAGAGGCCACATGCAGAGGTCCTGGAGGAGACACAGGgccggggagggagggagggcagctgAGGGTGGCAATTGGCTCCTCACCTTCAAACCTCCCGATGACTTCCTGCCACTCATCCTCCAGCTCGCCTTGTAGCTTCTGCCGCCATTCCCGCTCCCTGGAaacctcctcatcttcttcctcttcagcaGAATCCCACGGGGGCCCCCAGCCCAGAATCTGCCCAGGAGTCTCCCCATCCTTATTCTTTATCCCCATGGCAGATGGGCAACGACTCAGCAGCGGCAGGAAGAAGTCCGTGTAAGCTAGGGGCAGAGATAGCAAGCAAAATTAGCCGGGCCTCCGTGAAGCTGCCATCTTGGATTCTCTTAACCCAACACCCACTACCAGTCACATAAGGCGTTTATGTTTGGAGTTTAGAACGTTCTGACTAGTTCCCCACAGACAATTTCAGTTCGCTCCAAGTGTTATGACAGCAAATGACATTTTCTGGCCCCTGGCTCCTGCCACCTAGGACGACTTGGAAttcttgactatttttttttaaagatttatttactttatttatatgagtacactgtagctatcttcagacatatcaaaagagggcattgatcccattacaggtggttgtgagccaccatgtggttgctgggatttgaactcaggacctcaggcagagcagtcagtgctcttaaccgttgagccatttctctagtccccttttgactatttttatttttgtttgaagcTATTATTACTATGTATATATGCTCCAAACTATAGTTTTCATCTAAAACTACTTATTAAGATTACCACatcagagctgggtggtggtggtgcatgcctttaatcccagcacttggaggcagaggcaggtggatctctgagtttgaggccagcctggtctacacaggacagccagggctatgcagagaaaccctgccttgaagaaacaaaaaaccaaccaaacaaacaaaaaaaagagatcaccacatcaggtgtggtggtgcacacctttaattccagtgctcaggaggcagaggcagctggaactctgtgagttcaaggccagcttggtctacagagtgagttgcagcacacagtcagggctacatgattgactctgtctcaaaaaatacaaataagataaaataataatggggctggagagatgctcttccagaggtcctgagttcaattcccagcaactacatggtggctcacaaccatctgtaatgggatctgatgcactcttctgggatgtctgaagacagctacagtgcactcacatacgagagggggggagagagagaaaagataaaataataataataaagaatatcaAAACACCGTGTTCTGTACCACTACAAACATAGAAGTACATTTACTATCTCTACCCAGTAAATCTGAGTAAAATAAGTTTTCAGCAGAAATTTCCAGCCTTCTCCAGGGGAGGGAGGGTGAAAGGGTGGCAGTGACACACACAAGTGCTGTCGAGACCACCAAGTGCTTCCACTCAGGGGCCAGAGGCAGGTGAGTGGCAGGGCCAGCATTCGGGCCTGTGGCCCTACTTTGTCTCCTAGGGTAGAAGGAAATGGAACACTGGACCTTGCTGGTTCCAGGAAGTTAGTTCACTTACCAGGAGGATGGCACAGATGCAGGGCTGACCTGGAACTGCCAACAGGGTGGAAGGGCCTACACAGCTAGCCAAGGTGCCAATCCACTCTGAAACCACATCAGGGTGAGCGAGGCAGACTTCCTGCTGTGATCTGCCACAAACCCTTCGAGCTGTCCTACTTAGCGAGGACCTGCTTCTGGCTTCCGTCCCTCAGCTTCTTCCCACCAGGGCTCACTGCAGGGTGTAACTGTGGATGGAGCGTATGAGAGTGCACAGTGTATGTTTATCTGAGCAAGTGCatagtatgtatttgtgtgtgagcgtgcagtgtgtgtttatgtgagtgtgagtgtaaaGTGTATTTATGTTAACAAGTGCATAGTGTGTGAGTgtagtgtttatgtgtgtgtgtacatagtgtGTGTGACagtgcatagtgtgtgtgtgagtgtagtgtttatgtttgtgtgagtgtgcatagtGTATGACAGCGcatagtgtgtttatgtgtatgtgagagtgcacaatgtgtggatatgtgagtgtgagagtgcAGTGTGTGTTTATGAGATTATGTCAGTACATAGTGTGTGTTTATGGGAGTGTGAGGCAGTGTGTTATGTATGACAATTCAGAGTACagagtgtatttgtgtgagtgcaaagtgtgtgtgtatgagtatgcccAGGCTTATAACGAAGGTttaattcttttgtgtgtgtaagtgtatgtgtatgtgtgtataccaacACATCCAGCTCAAGATCATAATTGCTAACAGTTTGCCGCAATCCCTGAGTCCTGCCTCCGTCCATACAAACGCGCACATGGCAGGTTTTGGAGCTGTGATCACACTATGCACATTTACTCAATTTACTCAGAGGTATCTGCCCATCTTGgcaactggcttttttttttttttttttttttttttttttttttttggtttttcgagacagggtttctctgtctcccaagtgctgggattaaagacgtgcaccaccacccagctaggctttttttttttttcctgaaatacccagtttattttattggctatggtgtgtgtgtgtgtgtgtgtgtgtgagagtatgtgtgtattttgagaGGGTCTCAACATgccctagaactcattttgtaacTATAGCCCAGGCAGGTCTCAAAGTGATTCTCCTACCTTGTTATGGCTCACCACATCTCACTTAAACTAACAGAGTATTTGGGGCACCCACACCACACAAAGGCTAGGAGCAGCAGCTGTCCATCTTGGTGTTTTTATGAGAGGGTCTCACTGTGGAGCCAGGCAGGGTGAAGTAACAGCTCTTCCTCCTCATgggtttttatcttttattttccccCAGGAGCCTGCCGTCTGTTTCACTCTTTGATGACTGTAATGAGTGTTCCCGGTGAGCCTGAGACACAGAATCCTCCTCACCTCGGCTGTTAGACTGTGCCTCCAAAGCCTTCAGCCTTAaacctgcatgtgtgtggacatgGTACAGTATCTGTTGAGGGTGGGTGTTCTGAGTTGGAACATGTGCAAGCCTGCCAGGTTTCACTGTGCATGCATGACAACCTTTCATGTTGCTAACGGGATAGATCAACAAATGGTtttatgggggctggtgagatggcttagccgtTAAGAGCATTGAcggctcttctaaaggtcctggttcaaatcccagcaaccacatggtggcttacaaccatccgtaacgagacctgacacccttttctggagtgtctgaagacagctataatgtacttatatataacaaataaatacatctttaaaaaaaatggttttatgggctggtgagatggctcagtggttaagagcactgttcttctgaaggtcctgagttcaaattgcAGCCACTACaaatctcacaaccatctgtaatgagatctgacgccctcttctggtgtatctgaagacagctacagtgtacttgcatataacaataaataaatctttgggctggagcaagtggggccagagaaagcagaggtcctgagttcaattcccagcaaccacatgatggctcacaaccatctatagccacactgtactcatatacataaaatatataattttttttttttttttgtttttcaagacagggtttctctgtgtagccctggctgtcctggaactcactctgtagaccaggctggccttgaactcagaaatccacctgcctctgccttccaagtgctgggattaaaggggtgcgccacctcCGCCtggcaaaatctttaaaaaatggttttattaGGGCAGAcatagtggcacaagcctttaactcCAGTAAatgacagacagaggcaggtggatctctgtaagtttcaggacagtctgatctacagagtgagctccagttCCATCTTCCTGTCCCAGCCAGACTTTCCTAAACAAAGAGACCTGTGGGTGATGGGGCAGCTGTGGGTGATGGGGCAGCTGTGGGTGATGGGGCAGCTGTGGGTAATGGGGCAGCTATGGGAGTCTTATTTTCTCATCTGGCCTCTGCCAGCACCTATCTTCCTAAAGCCACAAAGGAAACTTTAAAGAATTAAGtattcccccctccctttttaaaagacttattcactttattatgtatgtcactctcttcagacacaccaaaagagggcatcggatcccattgcagatggttgtgagccaccatgtggttgctggaaattgaacttaggacctctggatgagcagtcagtgctcttaattgttgagccatctctccagccttaagaattaaatactttttaaaaagaactttcatatatgtatgaatatgaaaagatttccaaaggaaaaaaatgaagacatgagCAGGTTACTCACAAAATAAACACTAGTAGCCAGAAAAATTCAAGGGTCTCTACAGAGCCCTGTCTATCCTGGGCCTTGTGCATGAGGAGTaggtacaggcagttgtgaactgcccatcctgggtgctgggaaccgaacctgggttctctgcaggagcacTGTGCCCCTAAATCAACGTGCTTAATGTTCACTAACATCTTCTCTTCCTGCCCGCCTTCCCAAGAGGTTTGTGCCATGTCTGCCAACACACCCTTTCACATAGGGAAGCGAATATGAAAAGTTCTGTGGAAGAAACACTCTTTCCTTAAGGACAAAAGCGTAATTGCGTCTCTCCTCCCCTCTGACAGCACAGAGCTTCTActcagagggaggaggggccacATGGAAAAAGGAGCAGGTTTAGGGGCTGGGACCTCAGCACCACagacaaccaaacaacaaactcCGCCCGTCTCCACCCTCCCAGCCAGACTTTCTGAACCGAGAGACCCATGGGTAACCCAAGTTCCACTCTCTGAGGGACAGTGAGCCCCCTTTTCTGGCCAgctatgtgtgtctttctttgaggtcagcctggcctgaCAACTGGGTTTCACCCCATGAATCAGCAGGTCTCCATTCTCGGAGGATGCCCTGGTTCGGGGCAAGCCTCAGTCAGGTCAGTACTGGAAACAGGCCTGCTGCCCTCGGAGGCCTGACTTCAGTCAGGTCAGTACTGGAAACAGGCCTGCTGCCCTCCGAAGAGGCCTTTTGGGAGAGTGGCATCCCTAGGACATGGTTTCCTGACCTCTGACTCACACTCTCTAAACTCTACCTTCAACTTCTCAAAAGACGAAGCCAACAGaaccttattttcttttataatgaaaTCTGGCCATATTAGGCCGGCTATAGAACAACACACCGTCTCAACCCTGTTCTACAGCTGGATCTCTCTGCcatcattttaagaaaaaaaaaaaaatccttccttcaTGGCCTTAGCATAGGACCCGAACAGGGGCCTCCCATACTGGCCTCCCTTAAACTAAGCCTCAGGTGACATCCTAGATGGTCACACTAGGTCCCACTCAACCTCCGGCTTCTCAGAGACCAGCACCTCTGCACCTGGCGACTGCACCCCACCTTCCCCTCCGACTCCCCCCTCCAACTGCACTTCCCCTCATCCAAACACATTCAAAGACTTCAGGTAGGAAACCCAGAGAACAACTATCACCCTCCAACATCTGCGCCATTGACAAGGCAGCTGACAGAGGCGCACTATCCAGCTTATGTCTCCACCCCACTGACAGACCTGCCCTGAACGCAACTGCTCCAGGTCCAGTTTGCCATCACTGGACCCAACAGAATCTCCAGTCCCCACCACTGGacagcctcccctcccttccacccctctctctatttctcctcTCGCCCTGGTCCTCCAAGGAAGCCCAACAACttgctatttctgtttttttttttttttttttNNNNNNNNNNNNNNNNNNNNNNNNNNNNNNNNNNNNNNNNNNNNNNNNNNNNNNNNNNNNNNNNNNNNNNNNNNNNNNNNNNNNNNNNNNNNNNNNNNNNNNNNNNNNNNNNNNNNNNNNNNNNNNNNNNNNNNNNNNNNNNNNNNNNNNNNNNNNNNNNNNNNNNNNNNNNNNNNNNNNNNNNNNNNNNNNNNNNNNNNNNNNNNNNNNNNNNNNNNNNNNNNNNNNNNNNNNNNNNNNNNNNNNNNNNNNNNNNNNNNNNNNNNNNNNNNNNNNNNNNNNNNNNNNNNNNNNNNNNNNNNNNNNNNNNNNNNNNNNNNNNNNNNNNNNNNNNNNNNNNNNNNNNNNNNNNNNNNNNNNNNNNNNNNNNNNNNNNNNNNNNNNNNNNNNNNNNNNNNNNNNNNNNNaaaaaaaaaaaaaaaaaaaaatccaagcagtGCCTCCGAGTCAGCTATCAAGGATGCCAGGGGCTACCTTTTGTCAGGATGCAGATGAACAGACAAGTCTCTGGTCAGGAAGTAAACAGTAAAAAAGAGAGTGTACAGGAGGAGACACAGAGGCAGTAAGTGTAGAGAGGCGTTCTGGGTGAGGAAGGTGGAAAGGAAAAGGGTATTTTTAGTTAAGAAGGTCTGCATGTGTAAATTAAGATTCTCCTAAGGTGAAATGACTAGACTTTTCCAAAATGGAAAAGATAAGATGAGAGTAAAACTAACACGTGTGAGCGTGCGCAGGGAGGTAGGAGTCAGTCACGAGGTCTGCAGCGGACGAGCTTGGAGGTGAGCATGAGCCAGCTGGAGCACCGAAGCCTGGTGCAGTGCAGCATGCACAGCCACGCTGAAGTCCACCCTCTGCCTCACACAGCGTCTGCTGTGATATGCTGCCGGGGCACTGACCAAAGCAGCCTTCCAGTGACAGCAATTTTTGTCTTGGCCATGAAGATTATTTTCTGCCGTTTGTCAGGCTTTTGTTACTTTGAAAACTGAGTTTTAACAAGGCTAGgattttgctcttttcttttcttttttttttcaagacagggtttctctgtgtagctctggctgtcctggaactcactctgtaga harbors:
- the Nfkbil1 gene encoding NF-kappa-B inhibitor-like protein 1 isoform X1; translation: MSNPSPQAPEEGASTSVCRPQSSMASASRRHRRERRFRRYLSAGRLVRAQALLQRHPGLDVDAGQPPPLHRACARHDAPALCLLLRLGADPAHQDRHGDTALHAAARQGPDAYTDFFLPLLSRCPSAMGIKNKDGETPGQILGWGPPWDSAEEEEDEEVSREREWRQKLQGELEDEWQEVIGRFEDDASRDVQEPESFSAWSERLAREHAQKQRQQLEAERSCRTPRAEGPSHSWRQQEEEQRLFQERARAKEKELCESRARRAQEAQRDKGPEPPRAGPRAEHPRGAGRGSLWRFGDVPWPCPGGGDPEAMAAALVARGPPLEEQGALKRYLRVQQVRWHPDRFLQRFRSQIETWELGRVMGAVTALSQALNRHAEALK
- the Nfkbil1 gene encoding NF-kappa-B inhibitor-like protein 1 isoform X2 gives rise to the protein MASASRRHRRERRFRRYLSAGRLVRAQALLQRHPGLDVDAGQPPPLHRACARHDAPALCLLLRLGADPAHQDRHGDTALHAAARQGPDAYTDFFLPLLSRCPSAMGIKNKDGETPGQILGWGPPWDSAEEEEDEEVSREREWRQKLQGELEDEWQEVIGRFEDDASRDVQEPESFSAWSERLAREHAQKQRQQLEAERSCRTPRAEGPSHSWRQQEEEQRLFQERARAKEKELCESRARRAQEAQRDKGPEPPRAGPRAEHPRGAGRGSLWRFGDVPWPCPGGGDPEAMAAALVARGPPLEEQGALKRYLRVQQVRWHPDRFLQRFRSQIETWELGRVMGAVTALSQALNRHAEALK